AAACCAATATTTGATAGTAGCGGTCGACTCGTGGCGATTGAAGGCATATCTCGTGATATCACCAAACAAAAACTAAGCGAGGAAAAATCCAAAGACAGCGAAGAGCGCTTTAAAATTCTTTCTAATGCAACATTCGAAGGGATTGTGTTTTCTGAAAATGGTAAAATCATTGATGCAAACGATCAGTTTGTAAAAATGTATGGCTATAAATCTGCCAAAGAAATTTTAGGAAAAAGCATCATTGATGACTTTGTTGTTGATGATCAAAAGTCACTTGCTAAGAAGTATGTTCGTTTACCTGTCTCTAAACCTTTTGAAGTAGATACCATTCGTAAAGATGGAACAAGAATTACTGTCGAAACCAAAGGGCAAAATATTCCTTATTTTGGAAAAACAATTCGAGCCACTGTTATTTATAACATTACAGAACGGAAACAATACGAGTTTAATTTAAGAGAAAGCGAGCGAACGCTTTCTACACTCATGAACAATCTTCCCGGCATGGCTTATCGTTGTGAAAATGATGATAAGTGGACCATGCGATTTGTAAGCAAAGGTTTTCAGGAACTTACCGGATATAGTCCAAAGGAAATTATAAATAATAAAAAGCGCGCGTTTTCTGATATTATACATCCGAAAGACCGTCATTTAGGAAAAGAAGACATCCGAAGAGCATTAAAAAATCAAGCCCCATTTGAAATTGAATACCGTTTGATTACCGCAAACGGTGAAGAAAAGTGGGTATGGGAAAAAGGGGAAGGCGTTTTTTCAGAGGAAGGCAAACTTCTGTTTTTAGAAGGATTTATCACAGATATTGGTGATAAAAAACAATTTGAAAAAGAATTAAAACGAAGCAGAGAAAATTATAAAAGTTTGGTAGATTATTCTCCCGATGGAGTAATTATTCATGTGGATGGAATCGTAAAATTTGCGAATCCAAGTGCAATCAGAATAATTGGGGTCAATGGTTTCGAAGAACTTGAAAATGTATCTGCATTTAATTTCTTTTTACCGGAATATCATCAGCTGATTATTGATCGGATAAAACGGACGAAAGCCGGTGAAGACTTAGATTTTGTGGAGGTGAAGATAAAAAACAAAAAAGGCGAAATCATTACTCTTGAAACGAAATCAATTCTGATTAAATTTAATGGATATGAAGCCATTCAAGTCGTTTTTCATGATATCTCCGAGAAAAAGCTTTTGTTAAAGGAACAAGCACGTGCTCAAATTGCGGAAGAAACAAATGAATTACTAGAGCAGGAAATTACCAAACGAAAGGTTATTCAATTACAACTTCAGGAATCACAAAAATATACCCGCTTAATTATTAACGGTTCTATTGATATGATTTGTGCCTCCGATCGAAAAGGTTTTATTACCGAATTTAATCAAGCAGCTCAAAGAACATTCGGCTACTCTGCAGAAGAGGTCATTGGCAAACATGTTAGCATGCTGTATGCTGATCCAAATCAACGATTAAAAATCACAGACGATGAACTCTACAAAAAAGGAGTTTTTGCAGGAGAAGTCGTAAACATCAGAAAGAATGGGGAAAAATTTGTTGCCTACCTCTCTGCATCTGTCCTAAAAAATGAAGATGGAGAAGTAATTGGTGCAATGGGCGTTTCCAGAGATATTTCTGAACTCAAACGTGCCGATGAAGCCCTCAGAACGCAGTCAGCAAAGTTTAACGCAATCATTGAAAGTAGCTCTCACTTTATTTGGACGGTAGATAAAAACTTTTGTCTGACCACTTTTAACCAGAATTTCAACAAAGAAGTAGAATCCAGATATGGAGAAAGTGCAAAAATTGGACAGTCCATGTTCTTTGCTCGTTCAGGCACCGGTAAGCAATACAATGAATTTTTAATCAAAAAATACGAAGGAGCATTTAAGGGAGAGCCGCAATATTTTGATATCAGCTTCTTGGATGCCACCGGCACAGAAAACTGGCGAGAAATTTACCTCAATCCTATTCTTGCTGAAGATGGAGCAGTGATGGAGGTTTCCGGAATCAGCCACGATATTACAGAAAAGAAACTTTCGGAAGAACGCATTCGCCTGTCATTACAGGAGAAAGAAGTGCTTTTAAAAGAAGTACATCACCGCGTGAAAAACAATTTACAGGTGATTTCAAGTATTTTAAATCTTCAGTCGTCTTATGTAAAAGATGAAGGAACATTGCAAATTTTAAAGGAAAGCCAGAACCGTATCAAATCAATGGCTTTTATCCATGAGAGTTTGTATCAAACGAAGGATTTTTCAAGTATTAATTTTACGGAATATGTGATTAACTTATCGCAAAACTTAATTCATTCCTATTCAAACTTTGATCATGAAATAAAATTAAATCTTGACATTCAAAATGTTTTTCTTAATTTAGACCTGGCGATTCCATGCGGACTCATCATCAATGAAATTGTTTCCAACGCATTAAAATATGCATTTGTCGACAAAACCGATGGCGGTGAGATTACCATTCGAATGAAAACCAGTGGCGATTACCTCGAGTTGAGAATTGGAGATAACGGAAAAGGCTTGCCGAAAAACATCGATTACAGAAATACAGAGTCGCTCGGATTACAATTAGTTGTAACTTTGACCGACCAATTGAGTGGAACAATTGAACTGGATTTAGAAAAAGGAACAAACTACACCATTATATTTAAACATAATCAAGTAAAAAACCGCATATAAAATGTCAAAAACAAACATTCTTATAGTTGAAGATGAAAGCATTGTTGCAAAAGATATTCAACATAGCCTTAAAAAGCTGGGATACACCGTTGTTGGAATGTGTTCAACAGGAGAAGATGCGATTAAAACAGCAGAAGAAACAAAACCCGATTTAGTGTTGATGGATATCATGCTGAAAGGCGATATGAGCGGAATTGATGCGGCTGGACAAATTCGTGAAAAATACAATATTCCTATTATTTACTTAACAGCTTACGCTGACGAAAGCACATTGAGTAAAGCAAAAGTGTCAGAACCCTACGGATATATTATCAAGCCATTCAAAGAAATCGATTTGCACACCTCCATCGAAATGGCGATTTACAAGCATGAGAAGGAAACAGATGTTAAAAAAGAAAGAGATTTCCTTTACTCGATTGTAGAAAATAAAGAATCAAAAGACATCATTTTCGTAAAATCAAATTCCCGTTTGGTGAAAGTAAAAACCAGCGATATTTATTTTGTGGAAGCATTAAAAGACTACGTTGTTATTAACACCAACAGCGCTCGTTACACGATTCATAGCACCATGAAAGACATTGAGAAAAAATTGCCAACCAGCGATTTTATCCGCGTTCACCGCTCTTTCATCGTTCGCATCGATAAAATTGTTGCAATCGAACAACCGAATCTAATTTTGGAAGAAGACAAAAAATTAATTCCAATCGGTGGTTCTTACAAAGATGATTTAGCGAAGCGATTGAATATGATCTAGTGAGTTTTAGCCACAGTCCCGATAGCTATCGGGAGCACAGATTTTCACAAATAAAAAATGCCACCGATGAGGTGGCATTTTTGTTTTTTACACCTCAAACCCCCACTCATCTAAAAACGGATTACCGGTAGAAGGCTTTTGTGGTTTTGGTTCAGCTGGTTTATCATCAGCATCCGAAACAGTTTTGTTTTGTCTGTTCTTTTCCGTTGCCGACTTCATTTCCTCCTTAAAGTTCTTCGTTTTAGCCTTGTGTTGTTCGCGTTTTGATCGTGAACTATTTTGTCCTTTGTCTTGATTCTTACTTCTTGTGTCTTGCTT
This Bacteroidota bacterium DNA region includes the following protein-coding sequences:
- a CDS encoding PAS domain S-box protein produces the protein MIFIVDKKGIILDLNKVDKPFSKNNVIGKSAYAFVSKDAAKNMKAAIEKVFKTKKSEEYNSWREDIDGVARYYKSKATAIIENKKVVAAIIDATEITNEINIQLKLKESEERFRTLAQNATDVIFRYQIFPENKQEYISPSIKNIVGYTPEDYYKDPYLGLKIVHPDDRQLVTTQTIKENLGKPVVFRLLHKKGKIVWFETINNPIKDKKGNIVAFEGISRDVTERKKAEAAILESEAKFRMLTENATDLIYRCRVYPDFKYEYISPSVKAITGYTSEEFYAKPFLGFKIVHPEDVHLLGDSENLIKNKLKLRNVKGPEVTVRWIKKDGSIIWTETRNKPIFDSSGRLVAIEGISRDITKQKLSEEKSKDSEERFKILSNATFEGIVFSENGKIIDANDQFVKMYGYKSAKEILGKSIIDDFVVDDQKSLAKKYVRLPVSKPFEVDTIRKDGTRITVETKGQNIPYFGKTIRATVIYNITERKQYEFNLRESERTLSTLMNNLPGMAYRCENDDKWTMRFVSKGFQELTGYSPKEIINNKKRAFSDIIHPKDRHLGKEDIRRALKNQAPFEIEYRLITANGEEKWVWEKGEGVFSEEGKLLFLEGFITDIGDKKQFEKELKRSRENYKSLVDYSPDGVIIHVDGIVKFANPSAIRIIGVNGFEELENVSAFNFFLPEYHQLIIDRIKRTKAGEDLDFVEVKIKNKKGEIITLETKSILIKFNGYEAIQVVFHDISEKKLLLKEQARAQIAEETNELLEQEITKRKVIQLQLQESQKYTRLIINGSIDMICASDRKGFITEFNQAAQRTFGYSAEEVIGKHVSMLYADPNQRLKITDDELYKKGVFAGEVVNIRKNGEKFVAYLSASVLKNEDGEVIGAMGVSRDISELKRADEALRTQSAKFNAIIESSSHFIWTVDKNFCLTTFNQNFNKEVESRYGESAKIGQSMFFARSGTGKQYNEFLIKKYEGAFKGEPQYFDISFLDATGTENWREIYLNPILAEDGAVMEVSGISHDITEKKLSEERIRLSLQEKEVLLKEVHHRVKNNLQVISSILNLQSSYVKDEGTLQILKESQNRIKSMAFIHESLYQTKDFSSINFTEYVINLSQNLIHSYSNFDHEIKLNLDIQNVFLNLDLAIPCGLIINEIVSNALKYAFVDKTDGGEITIRMKTSGDYLELRIGDNGKGLPKNIDYRNTESLGLQLVVTLTDQLSGTIELDLEKGTNYTIIFKHNQVKNRI
- a CDS encoding response regulator → MSKTNILIVEDESIVAKDIQHSLKKLGYTVVGMCSTGEDAIKTAEETKPDLVLMDIMLKGDMSGIDAAGQIREKYNIPIIYLTAYADESTLSKAKVSEPYGYIIKPFKEIDLHTSIEMAIYKHEKETDVKKERDFLYSIVENKESKDIIFVKSNSRLVKVKTSDIYFVEALKDYVVINTNSARYTIHSTMKDIEKKLPTSDFIRVHRSFIVRIDKIVAIEQPNLILEEDKKLIPIGGSYKDDLAKRLNMI